A window of Macrococcus sp. 19Msa1099 genomic DNA:
GGAAGTTATATTGGAACAGATCAAGGTCCAATACTGACAATTGAAGCTGAGCATGATGAGATGGCACAATATTTTAATCACTTTAACGGTGTTACAAATATGATGGAACTGAGTGTAGAAGATATTAATCTCCTGTTGAATGATTTGAACGAAGGTTACGAAATTTGTATGGTGCACATGTATAAGGAAGAGAGTGTACTGTTCACAATGGCGGAAAAGGTATTTAAGATAAAAGATGAAGAAACGCTTCTAGAGGTATTGAATACAAAGATTATATAAAGAGAGAACTAAAACTTGAAAGAGTTCTAGTTCTCTCTTTATATAGGGAAATGACTCAGTTATAGGGGGAATTCCCCAATGTTAAATGTATCACAATCGCCTTACAATAGTTTTGTATAGTAAATCACAAACTAATGAAAAAGGTGAAAGAAATGGACAAATCAACAAGTAAAGTACAGTTACCCTTACAGACGTTAAGTTTAGTTGCAGGGTTTATGGCATGGACAATCATTGCACCGCTTATGCCATTTATGTCACAAGAATTTACCATTCCAGAAAGTCAGAAAGCAATTATTTTAGCGATACCAGTTATTCTTGGCTCAGTTTTGCGTATCCCACTTGGTTATTATGCCAACTTAATCGGTGCAAGAAAGGTATTCTTATTCTCGTTTATATTCTTATTGATTCCAGTATTTTTACTTAGTTTAGCACAGTCTACTACGATGCTGATGATTTCAGGCCTTTTCTTAGGTGTTGGGGGCGCAATCTTCTCTGTAGGTGTTACGAGTGTACCGAAATACTTCCCGAAAGAAAAACATGGTTTAGCGAATGGTATTTATGGAATGGGGAATATCGGAACTGCTGTATCAGCGTTCGCAGCACCACCGCTTGCGAATGCAATTGGCTGGAGCAACACTGTTAAATCTTATTTAGTAGTTATGGCATTATTTGCGCTACTGAACTTCTTATTAGGAGATAAAGATGAGCCGAAAGTAAAACAACCATTAATGGATCAAATTAAAGGTGTATTACCAGAGTATAAACTGTATTTACTGAGCTTCTGGTACTTCATTACATTCGGTTCATTTGTAGCATTTGGATTGTTCTTGCCGAACTTCTTGGTTAATAACTTTGGATTAGATAAAGTTGATGCAGGAATACGTACAGGTATATTTATCGCGATTGCCACATTACTACGCCCAATTGGTGGCGTGCTGGGTGACAAGTTACGTGCTATGGATGTCCTTAAAGTTGTGTTTGTTGGTCTTATTATTGGTGCAGCAATGCTTTCGATTAACCATCAAATCTCTTTCTTTACTGCCGGATGTTTAGTTATTTCAGCATGTGCGGGGTTAGGAAATGGCTTAATCTTTAAATTGGCTCCGACATATTACTCTAAACAAGCAGGTATTGTTAACGGTATTGTTTCGATGATGGGTGGATTAGGTGGATTCTTTCCGCCACTAGTTATTGCCGCTTGTGCAGCAAACTTCGGTACAAACAAGCCAGCTTTTGCCTTCCTTGCAGTGTTTGGTATAATTGCATTAATAACAATGTTCTGGATGGACAAAAAAGAAGGCAGAAATTAGGGGATGACATATGCGGTATGACAGACAAATAAAATTTTATGGTATCGGCCAGGAGGGTCAGGAGAGATTATCTCAAAAGACTGTCGGGATTGTAGGGTGCGGTGCACTTGGTACACATCTTGCAGAATCCATGGCGAGGTGCGGTGTAAATAAAATTGTGATTGTTGATCGCGACTATGTTGAGCTTTCTAATTTACAACGACAATCACTATTTAAGGAACAAGATGCAGTTGATTCGACACCTAAAGTGATTGCTTGTGAAAGAGAATTAAAAGCAATCCGAAGTGATATACAAATCGAAACTTACATCGATCATCTTGATGCGCCGCTTCTAGAAGCGGCGTTTTTGCAATGTGATTGTATATTAGATGCAACAGATAACTTTGAAACGCGATTGTTAATTAACGATTTCGCTTATAAATATAATATCCCATGGATTTATGGTGCGTGTGTAGAGTCGACTTATGTGGCATGTCCGTTCATTCCAGGTGAAACACCGTGTTTTAATTGTGTGATGGGTATGTTACCAATCATGAATAGAACCTGTGATACAGTAGGTGTTATAGAACCTGCAGTAAGTATGGCAACGAGCTTTCAGATGGCGTATGCGTTAAAGTTATTAACAGGGACACCGTTTGATGCGAAATTAGTGTTTGGTGATGTATGGCAGATGGATCATACAGCCCTTAAATTTTCTCGTATGTATGATGATGAGTGTATGACGTGCGGAGGACAAGCAACATATCCAGAACTGCATAAACGTACACATGAAACGATGTTATGCGGGAGAGATACTGTTCAAATTACCACACAGTTTAGTGATGAAGAATTGTTAAAACATTTAGAATCATTGTCTATTACCGTCCAGGAAACACCTTATTTTATTCGGTTTAACTTTAACGGCTATCCGATTGTACGGTTTAAAGGTGGTCGTATGCTTATTCATGAAGTTCAATCGATGGCGGAAGGCAAGACAGTTTATCATCAACTATTTGGTTAGGAGCGATTAGTATGGAACATTCAAATGATGTGCGTAAACAATTAAATGTAGGTGTCATTACAGTAAGTGATACGAGAGATTATGCTACGGATAAGGGCGGAAAGGCAATTGTTGAACATTTAAAAAGTATTGAAATCGATGTTTCACGTGAACATTACTTGATCGCTAAAGACGACCAGGCTGATATTCGAGCGAGCATTATGAAATTACTGCATGATAAAGTGGATGTCATTATTACGACAGGTGGAACAGGTATTGCAAAACGTGATGTTACGATTGAAGTAGTGAAGTCTGTTATCGATAAAGAACTGGAAGGTTTCGGTGAAATATTTCGTTATTTAAGCTATACAGAAGATGTAGGTACACGAGCGATGCTCTCACGTGCGTTATGTGGTACGAAAGATAATACCGTAATTTTCTCGATACCAGGATCAGTTGGTGCTGTAAATCTCGCAATGAAAAAGCTCATTACACAAGAGATTCATCACATTGTGCATGAGCTTAATAAGTAATTAACGGTTAAAATCGCCGTTTTTGCCACCAGATTTATGTTCGAGATAAGTTGGACCGATAATCATACCTTTATCAACTGCTTTGGTCATATCATATATTGTAAGTGCCGTCGCGCTTGCACCCGTTAAAGCTTCCATTTCAACACCTGTTTGTCCGGTCGTTTTAACGGTGCAAGTGATTAATATTTCATAACCGTCAATCGTATCCCATTCAAAGGCAATATCGATACCACTTAAATTTAGTGGGTGACACATCGGGATAATTTGTGCGGTGTTCTTTGCAGCCATAATACCTGCCACCTGTGCCACGCCAAGCACATCGCCCTTTTTATTCTTGTGGTTGATGATTTGCTCATAAATGACTGCGTTTACTTTAATCGAAGTTTTAGCAACAGCAGTGCGTGTTGAGGTAGGTTTATCTGATACATCTACCATCTTAGCGCGTCCTTGTTCATTAAAGTGTGTTAAATTGTTCATCATTTCACTTCCTTTTTGTATACTATAACTATCATACTACATTTAGAGAAAGTAGGATAACGATGCTTGAAAAACGTACACCCATTCCAGTTACAGAAGCGATAGATAAATGTTTACAGCATGCTAAATATAAAATAGTAACGAATAAGTATTACACCGATAGTTTAGGCTATACATTAGCTGAAGATATTATTGCAACATATGATATACCGATGTTTGATAAGTCGCCATATGACGGCTTTGCGATTGTAAGTGAAGCGTCAGAAGGTGCAAGTGGTGATGCGCGTAAGGCATTTAAAGTTATCGATCATATCGGTGCCGGACATGTAAGTGACGCACAACTAAAAGACAACGAAGCAGTACGTATCATGACTGGTGCGCCAATTCCAGAGGGTGCAGATGCTGTCGTTATGCTTGAACAAACGTCGCTCATAGAAAAGGGTTTTACGCTTAGAAAACCATTTACACCTGGTGAAAATATTTCAAGGCAGGGTGAAGAATGTAAGCAAGGTGAAGTTGTTATTCCGAAAGGAACGCAAATTACTGC
This region includes:
- a CDS encoding ThiF family adenylyltransferase — translated: MRYDRQIKFYGIGQEGQERLSQKTVGIVGCGALGTHLAESMARCGVNKIVIVDRDYVELSNLQRQSLFKEQDAVDSTPKVIACERELKAIRSDIQIETYIDHLDAPLLEAAFLQCDCILDATDNFETRLLINDFAYKYNIPWIYGACVESTYVACPFIPGETPCFNCVMGMLPIMNRTCDTVGVIEPAVSMATSFQMAYALKLLTGTPFDAKLVFGDVWQMDHTALKFSRMYDDECMTCGGQATYPELHKRTHETMLCGRDTVQITTQFSDEELLKHLESLSITVQETPYFIRFNFNGYPIVRFKGGRMLIHEVQSMAEGKTVYHQLFG
- the moaC gene encoding cyclic pyranopterin monophosphate synthase MoaC encodes the protein MNNLTHFNEQGRAKMVDVSDKPTSTRTAVAKTSIKVNAVIYEQIINHKNKKGDVLGVAQVAGIMAAKNTAQIIPMCHPLNLSGIDIAFEWDTIDGYEILITCTVKTTGQTGVEMEALTGASATALTIYDMTKAVDKGMIIGPTYLEHKSGGKNGDFNR
- a CDS encoding nitrate/nitrite transporter, yielding MDKSTSKVQLPLQTLSLVAGFMAWTIIAPLMPFMSQEFTIPESQKAIILAIPVILGSVLRIPLGYYANLIGARKVFLFSFIFLLIPVFLLSLAQSTTMLMISGLFLGVGGAIFSVGVTSVPKYFPKEKHGLANGIYGMGNIGTAVSAFAAPPLANAIGWSNTVKSYLVVMALFALLNFLLGDKDEPKVKQPLMDQIKGVLPEYKLYLLSFWYFITFGSFVAFGLFLPNFLVNNFGLDKVDAGIRTGIFIAIATLLRPIGGVLGDKLRAMDVLKVVFVGLIIGAAMLSINHQISFFTAGCLVISACAGLGNGLIFKLAPTYYSKQAGIVNGIVSMMGGLGGFFPPLVIAACAANFGTNKPAFAFLAVFGIIALITMFWMDKKEGRN
- a CDS encoding MogA/MoaB family molybdenum cofactor biosynthesis protein; this encodes MEHSNDVRKQLNVGVITVSDTRDYATDKGGKAIVEHLKSIEIDVSREHYLIAKDDQADIRASIMKLLHDKVDVIITTGGTGIAKRDVTIEVVKSVIDKELEGFGEIFRYLSYTEDVGTRAMLSRALCGTKDNTVIFSIPGSVGAVNLAMKKLITQEIHHIVHELNK
- a CDS encoding hemerythrin domain-containing protein → MQFQTKMKALRILENEHILMRSLLHEWYQIMMDVKATEAMLSKYHKLKLLKEKVSEFLPVLDKHQAKEEQFFFPVLGSYIGTDQGPILTIEAEHDEMAQYFNHFNGVTNMMELSVEDINLLLNDLNEGYEICMVHMYKEESVLFTMAEKVFKIKDEETLLEVLNTKII